The DNA region AGCGCCGACTGGCTGAGCCGCTCCTTGAACATGCCGACCCGGTTGAGCAGGTGGTCGGGGATGATCGCGTTGAACATCCCCATGCAGCCTTCGTCGAAGACCCCCATGATCGCCTTGTCGCGCTGCAGGGTGGTCGCCAGCTCTCCCCCGAGGGCCGCCGCGTCGGGGCTGGCGGATGCCGCGTTGTAGGGGGCGACGTGGCTCAGGTCGTGTTCCACGGCGCGGCCCTCCAGCCACCCCTGGAGCCGCGTCCGGAACCATTCGGACCCAAAGTCTTCGTTCCACAAGGTGCTGTAGGGGACGCCCGCCTTGGTGAGCGAGCCATTGAGGTTGAGCATGCCCACCAGCCCGGGCCACTGGCCCGACCAGTTCGCCACGGTCAGGATGGGGCCCGTGTGGGTGGTGAGCCCGGGGAGCACGTGGTGGGAGTATTGCCACACGGCCTCGGCAACGATCAGCGGCGTGCCGGCGGGGATGTCGCGGAACGCGTCGAGCCCCTGGCGCTGACTCGCCAAGAAGCCGTGGCCTGCCTCGGGGCAGAACGCGTGGGCGCGCTTCAGCTTATAACCGAGAGACTTAACCGCCGCGGTCAACTGTTTCTCTAGAGCCTCCTGCGCGGGCCAGCAGAGCCGGTTGGCAGAGAGGCGGAGGTCGCCGCTGGCGAGCAGGTAGACCGTTTTTGGGTCGGCGGGAGTGGGCATGAGGAGTCGGGCCGATTGGGGATCGGCCCCCCTAAGAATTGAAGTGGGCACAAATTGGCTGAGCTTCCGAGTCGGCCGGCCGCGGCGCGTGCGCGGCTTGGCTCCCTCAGGACATCGATACGCCGCTACACGCGGCCAAAACTCGGACGAAAAACCGTGGCCGCCGACAAAAAACCGTGGTCGCCGACAAAATCTCACAATCGTTCGCCGGCACGCATCGCCGCCAGCGGCGGACGATGCGACCCACAATTGTTTTCCCTATTCGGGCTAACGCAAGGGCGCCGCGGCTATGGCCGGCACCTCGAGCTCCGTCTGCAGCCGCTTGAGCTCTTTCTTCAGGCGTTCTTGATGGCCGGCGTAGGCCGGGTCGTCGTACACGCTGCGTATCTCGTTGGGATCTTCTTGCAGGTCGAACAGCTCCCACTGACCAATCGTGTAGAAGTGGATCAGCTTGTACCGCCCGTCGGTCACGCCACAGTGCTGTTCGACCGTGTGGACCGCCGGGGGGCCTTCGTAGTAGTGATAGTAGAAGGTCTTGCGCCAGTCGTCGGGGGTCTCCCCCTGCAAGAGCGGCGTCAGGGAGCGGCCCTGCATGTCTTTCGGAATCGGCAGGCCGGCGGCGTCGAGGAACGTCTCGGCCAGGTCGACGTTCGACGCGATCTGCTCGCAGACGCTCCCCGGTTCGACCACGCCGGGCCAACGCACCAGCAGCGGCGTCCGCAGCGACTGCTCGTACATGAACCGCTTGTCGTACCAGCCGTGCTCGCCCAGGTAGAAGCCCTGGTCGCTGCAGTAGATGACGATCGTGTTCTCAGCCAGCCCCGACTGGTCGAGGTAGTCGAGCACGCGGCCCACGCTGTCGTCGACCCGGGCGACACAGGCGAGGTAGTTCCTGAGGTAGCGTTGGTAGTTCCAACGCGTCTTGGCGTCGCCGACCGGAGGGTCGGCCATGTACGCGGCGTTCTCTTCGCTGTACGCGTCGCTCCAAGCCTGCTGTGTCCCTTCGGGGGTGAGCTTGAAGAACTTCTTTCCGCGAGGGCTGTCTGGGGTGAACACCATCAGGTCGCTCGCCGGGTTCATATTCTGGCTGATCCGCATGGTCGCGGTCCGCGCGGCGTCCGAGCGGTTTTGATAGTCGTCGAACAGGGTCTCGGGCTCGGGGATGGTCTTCCCCTTGCCGTCCCCGACGTGCTCCGGCCCCGGCTCCCACGAACGGTGGGGCGCCTTGTGCTGCATCATCAATACGAAGGGCCGGTCCGACTGGCGGTCGTTCTTCAGCCAAGCAAGCGCCTTGTCGGTGATCACGTCGGTGACGTAGCCCTGCTCCACGTTCCGGCCGGCGGGGGTGATGAACTCCGGGCTGTAGTAGCGGCCCTGGCCGGGAAGGATGTCCCAGTGGTCAAAGCCGACCGGGTCGCTCACAAGGTGCCACTTGCCGATCATGGCGGTCTGGTAGCCAGCGCCCTGCATCTGCTTGGCGAAGGTGGGCTGCGAGGCGTCAAACCGGTCGTTGTTGGTGCGGAAGCCGTTCTTGTGGCTGTACTTGCCGGTAAGGATGCAGGCGCGGCTGGGGCCGCAGATCGAGTTGGTGACGTAGCAGCGGTCGAACCGCATGCCGCTGTTGGCGATGCGATCGATGTTGGGGGTCTGGTTGATATTCGACCCGTAGGCCCCGACCGCTTGGAAGGCGTGGTCGTCGGAGAAAATGAACACGATGTTCGGCGGCGCCGCGGCCGCCCATCCGGCGGAGAGCATGGCCGCGACAACGGCTGCTGCGGCCACGAGCGGCGTGCATCGGAGGCAAGTCGCCAGACGCCGTAGCGTCAAGGGCATCGCGGGACGGGCGCTAGGGCGCGGGGCGGAGAACGATCGGGAGCAAGCCATGGTGTCTTCGTGGCCTCGTGGGTGATGCTGCGAATGCGCTAGTAGTCTCGCGAACGGCCGGAGGTTCGCGTACGAAAAGAGCCGTCTCGTGACCGCGAACCGTGCGGACTAGGAGAGGCCAAGGCTCGATTCTACCCCGAGCACCAGTGGTTCGCACGCCCCTGAAGTACGGCAAATGATCGGCCCATCGCGGCACTGCCCAGCGGAAGAACGCGGCGGTTGGCAGCGTTTGGGAGGCGTCCTTGCTCCGCCAGGGTCCAGACCGGCGAAGGCGTGGCGCCCACGCACCGCAGGTTCGCCGATATCCTCTACGGCGCCGTTCTATTGGCCGGCCGCCCCTAATCGAAGGCCCGTCTAGCCCAGGTCGCGTCGGACCGCGGCTCAAACTCCCGCAAGGGCGCGTCGACCAAGAAAAAAGGCCACCCCGCGAGGGGTGGCCTTCTTTGGGTTTCTTGCCTTCTGGCAATGGGCTTAGCGACGACGCAAGCCAACCAAGCCGAGGGCCGCGAGGCCGAGCAGAGCGATGCTCGTCGGTTCGGGGACAGCCGTGCCGAGGACGCTAAACCGCATGTCACGAGTGCCGGCGGGAGCGATGACAGTCCCGGTACCGTCGGTGGTATCGCGAAACTGCAAGCGGCCACCGCCGTTGTTGTTGCCTTCCTGTTGACTGAACTGTCCACCCGTCGTGAAGAACATGAAGCCGAGGTCGTCGTCAGAATTAACGGCCAGCGGCGTGTCTAGCGTGAACGTTACGAAGTCGCAGACGGCGTCGTTGACGCCGCTGACTACACCTTCTGGCGCGACCGTTTGGGCAGCGCCGCAAGCGTCGGACTCTCGGCGGTCCCCGAGCCCAACTCGTTGCTCCTGCTGGTGGGCGGCATCGCCGTGGCCGCGTGGGTGCGGCGGAGGTAGCCGGCGGCTGGCAGAGA from Pirellulimonas nuda includes:
- a CDS encoding PEP-CTERM sorting domain-containing protein, whose amino-acid sequence is MFFTTGGQFSQQEGNNNGGGRLQFRDTTDGTGTVIAPAGTRDMRFSVLGTAVPEPTSIALLGLAALGLVGLRRR
- a CDS encoding sulfatase family protein, translated to MAAAAVVAAMLSAGWAAAAPPNIVFIFSDDHAFQAVGAYGSNINQTPNIDRIANSGMRFDRCYVTNSICGPSRACILTGKYSHKNGFRTNNDRFDASQPTFAKQMQGAGYQTAMIGKWHLVSDPVGFDHWDILPGQGRYYSPEFITPAGRNVEQGYVTDVITDKALAWLKNDRQSDRPFVLMMQHKAPHRSWEPGPEHVGDGKGKTIPEPETLFDDYQNRSDAARTATMRISQNMNPASDLMVFTPDSPRGKKFFKLTPEGTQQAWSDAYSEENAAYMADPPVGDAKTRWNYQRYLRNYLACVARVDDSVGRVLDYLDQSGLAENTIVIYCSDQGFYLGEHGWYDKRFMYEQSLRTPLLVRWPGVVEPGSVCEQIASNVDLAETFLDAAGLPIPKDMQGRSLTPLLQGETPDDWRKTFYYHYYEGPPAVHTVEQHCGVTDGRYKLIHFYTIGQWELFDLQEDPNEIRSVYDDPAYAGHQERLKKELKRLQTELEVPAIAAAPLR